Proteins from one Ranitomeya variabilis isolate aRanVar5 chromosome 1, aRanVar5.hap1, whole genome shotgun sequence genomic window:
- the RAB25 gene encoding ras-related protein Rab-25 yields the protein MKSEEDEYNFVFKVVLIGESGVGKTNLLSRFTRNEFNHDSRTTIGVEFSTRTLTLDGHLVKAQIWDTAGLERYRAITSAYYRGAVGALLVYDITKHQSYESVDRWLKELYDHADASILVMLVGNKSDLADEAREVPIEEAKMYADSNGLSFMETSALDSTNVELAFETILRDIYKRVLKSKGEAPKENIVVLSNDTPTTQGQDAETKKACCRNI from the exons ATGAAATCTGAAGAGGATGAATATAACTTTGTGTTCAAAG TGGTCCTGATTGGAGAGTCCGGGGTGGGTAAGACCAATCTCCTGTCCAGATTCACCAGGAATGAGTTTAACCACGACAGCCGCACCACGATTGGCGTGGAGTTCTCCACCCGGACGCTGACGCTGGACGGTCATCTGGTGAAAGCTCAGATCTGGGACACAGCAGGACTGGAGCGTTATAGAGCCATTACATCTGC TTATTACCGGGGGGCTGTTGGGGCTCTCCTGGTGTATGACATCACCAAGCATCAGTCGTATGAAAGTGTGGACCGGTGGCTCAAGGAGCTGTATGACCACGCGGATGCCAGTATCCTTGTGATGCTGGTCGGAAACAAGTCTGACCTGGCAGATGAGGCCCGGGAGGTGCCGATAGAGGAAGCCAAGATGTATGCAG ACAGTAATGGCTTGTCATTTATGGAAACGTCAGCGCTTGActccaccaatgttgaactagcctTCGAAACCATCCTTAGGG ATATCTACAAAAGGGTCCTGAAGAGCAAAGGAGAAGCGCCCAAAGAAAACATTGTGGTCTTATCTAACGACACTCCCACCACACAGGGTCAAGATGCCGAAACCAAGAAGGCTTGTTGCAGAAACATCTAG